CCACTGTTCGGAACGGAGTCCACCGTAAGTCTGCCCGGTCACGGACCTGTACACGGCCTCACCGGTCACCACCGCCTCGGTGAGACCCCGCCAGCCGAGTTCCAGACGGGCGTGCGCACCGTCGTGGTGGAGAACGGCGAGGACGTCGTCGACGGTCAGGAACTCTCCCGTCTCTGACAACGCAAAGTGCCCGGGTGAGGTCTCCAGCAGAATGTCCAGGGCGGCAAGATAACGCAGCAGTTTTCCTAGTGCCCGAGGGTTCGCCCCGGTCGTCTCAGCCAGGGCACCGACACTGGTGGTCCCGTGGAAAATGAGGTTCCCCAGGTCCAGGTCGGCGGCGGTACGGAGTGCGTAGGCAGGGCCGATTTCCGCCAGCTCGTGAAACGTCTCCCACGCTTCGGGGTTCGCTTCCGGATCAGGAATCGCCGGGTCGTCGTCGAGCGTCACGACCTCGCCCTGGCGCCAGTACCCGGTGAAGTCGATGTCCTTCTTGTCCATACCCCGCTCTGCGATGAGATGACGACGGATGTGCTTGACCGGACCGGATTCTCCGCCGATCCAGGCGAAAGCATGCCCCTCCCACCAGTCCATGTTCTCCACGGCGTCAGTCAGCAACGTCGTCGTTCCTGCGGGTTGCCCGCCTCGAGGCAACCAGGTGACGTGTACACCCGGGAGCTGGCGCAGCGGAGCACGGTGGGAGGGTACAGCAATCTCAATGAACACCTGCGCCCGGGCGTCCTCCGGAAGACTTTCGAGCAGTCGGGCGATCGCGGGGATTGCGGTGTCTTCCCCGACCACGAGGAGCCAGTCGGCGTCGGGCAGCGCCGAGCTGGTCGGTGGGCCGGCAAAGTGCATGGTGTCACCGGGCGCGCAACGGTACGCCCAGTTGGTGGCGACGCCGACACCGTGCTTGACGAAATCCACGGTGAGTTCCGTTTGGCCCGTAGTCGAATTATCGAAAGCCCGTACGGTGTAGTCCTTGCCAATCGGACGCGGGTCCTTCGGTATCTCGATCGTCCCGTGCTTCTGAACCGGCAGCACAGGTTCATTCTCGCCAGGGTAGGGGAAGAAGAGTTTGATGCTGTCATCGAATCCGGTGCTGGTGAACGCCGGCAGTTCCA
The genomic region above belongs to Corynebacterium glyciniphilum AJ 3170 and contains:
- a CDS encoding siderophore-interacting protein, giving the protein MPIVNRDITTNPITLRRVNVSRIEDITPALRRIVFTGDELGAFTRDGMELPAFTSTGFDDSIKLFFPYPGENEPVLPVQKHGTIEIPKDPRPIGKDYTVRAFDNSTTGQTELTVDFVKHGVGVATNWAYRCAPGDTMHFAGPPTSSALPDADWLLVVGEDTAIPAIARLLESLPEDARAQVFIEIAVPSHRAPLRQLPGVHVTWLPRGGQPAGTTTLLTDAVENMDWWEGHAFAWIGGESGPVKHIRRHLIAERGMDKKDIDFTGYWRQGEVVTLDDDPAIPDPEANPEAWETFHELAEIGPAYALRTAADLDLGNLIFHGTTSVGALAETTGANPRALGKLLRYLAALDILLETSPGHFALSETGEFLTVDDVLAVLHHDGAHARLELGWRGLTEAVVTGEAVYRSVTGQTYGGLRSEQWYEDKLQEGMEDFARYQAGPLAETEAVKDLDHVVLHGNGAANLAAALVEEHAGMRISIVAIPSQADFLTKALADMGGVTAEQRERISVVAGSLFGELAGETPGSRPDAVLLIHLLGTLPDVDASHLLAHLADRTGKVLAVEDTFDVTGRIDEHAAENDVLSLAVWGSGYRTDEELAAVFEDAGVTASGKEKFGWDRTIYTLTATGR